The window TGACCTGCCAGAACACCCATTGCCAGCCGACGAACTCGGTCCACAACGCCGCCAGCGGCATGCCCAGGTTGGGCGCAAAAGTGGCGGTCAGCGCGTAGGCGCCCAGGCCGTAGAGCTTGATGCCCGGCGGCAGGAAGCGCAGCGCCACGGTCATCAGCATTGGCGGCATGCAGCCGCCGGCGAAGCCTTGCAGCAGGCGCAGCAGGTAGAGCGTCTCGACGTTCGGCGCGAACGGGCAGAGCAGCGCCAGCAAGGCGAACACGGCGATGGCGCCAAGGGTAAAGCGGCGCAGCGACACGGTGACCGAGAACCAGGGCGCGAAGGCCATGGCGGCGACCTGCGCCGCCGAGTACAGGGCGAGCAGCCAGGTACCTTCGTCGTGGCCGATCGACAGCGCGCCGCGCACATCGGTCATGGCCAGGTCGGTGACCTTCTCGTTGAGGCCGGCGCTGAGCGACGCGATCAGTACGCCAATCATGCCGACCACGATGCGCAGGCCGAACGGCTGCGCCACGGGCTTGGCGGGCTGCGCGGCCGATGGTGTGGCCGGCTGCGGGGTGGCCGCGGAAATCGGGGCGAGCGCGGTCATGGCCGGCCTCCATGGGGATGGCCGACGCCGCCGCCGGTGAGCGGTAAGGTGCAAGGCATAGGAATCAACTCGGGTATTTGCCACCGAGTCTAGGGAAGGCCAATAGCTGTGAAAATTGAAATGATTGCAGCTAATCAGTGCGCCTGATGCACTTGTTGGGCCGTCAGCTCAGCAGGCCGGAGCTCTCGCGCAGTTCGGTGCACACGCGCTTCACCGTCTGCCGCAGCCAGCTGTGCGCCGGGTCGTTGTCGAAGCGCGGATGCCAGGCCTGGATGATCACCACCGACTTGAGTGGCAGCGGAATATCGAACTGGCGCAGGGCGAAGCCCAGGCGGTCCAGACGCCACAGCGAATGCTCGGGAATGGGCAGCACCAGGTCGGACTCCAGCAGGGCGAAGATCGAGGAATGGAAGGTCGGCGCGATCAGGCGGACTTCACGGCGCAGGCCGAGTTTCGCCAGTTCCTCGTCGATAGGACCTGCGGCGCGGCCGCGCCGTGACACGCTGATCTGCGGGAAGCTGGCGAAGCGCTCCTGAGTGATCTCATCGTCGAAAATCGGGTGGTCGCGCCGCGCCAGGCCGACGAAGTTGGTGGTGAACAGCGTCTGCGTGCGGATTTCCGGTTCCAGGGTCGAGGTACCGCCAATGTAGAGATCGATGCGGTTCTGCCGCAGGGCTTCGTCGTCGAAGTCTGCCTCCGGAGCCATGCGCAGGCTGCAGCGCGGCGCTTCTTCCTTCATCACCGCCAGCATGCGCGAGGCGAAACCGCCGACCAGCACGTTGTTGGAGCGCAGTACGAAGCAGCGTTCGAGCTGGTCCATGCGCAGGTTTTCCTTGGCGTTGAACAGGCGCATGGCGTGTTCCACCAGCTCGCTGACCTCGTCGCGCAGTTGCAGGGCGCGGGGCGTCGGCACCAGGTTGCGCCCGGCGCGGACCATGATCGGGTCGCCCACTGCCTCGCGAATGCGCGCCAGGGTGCGGCTCATGGCGGGCGCGCTCAGGTGCATGCGCCGCGCGGCGCCGACCACGCTGCCTTCATCGAGCAGGATGTTGAGGGCGACCAGCAGGTTGAGATCGGGCAGGGCCATGGCGACTCCGGATAGGTTGGCGCGGTGCCATTCATGTTCCATTGTGACGGACCCGATGGGCAAGCGTGCGTTTGGCGCAATGGTTCATTACGTTTTGCGTGTCTTTACGGTCGCTGCCCTGGCCCGAAGAATGGTGGCGGATTTCGTTTCGCGAGGAGAAAGGCATGTTCAAACGGATTCTGCTGGCCGTCGACGGCGCGGCGCAGTCGCCGCGCATCATCGCCACGGCGGCGGAGCTGGCGCGCTGCAATGGCGCGGCGGTGCACGTGGTGTGCGCCGTGGACCGCGCCTTCGCCATGCCGCGTCAGGACGCGCTGGAGTATCCGCCGGCGGAGCAGGAGCAGCATGAGGCCCAGGCGCTGGTGGATGACGCCGTGGTGCAATTGCGGCCGTGCGTGGCTTCGGGGGCGGTGGTGGCGGGCGATCCGGCCCGGGCGATCCTGCGTGAGGCGGAGCGCCAGGAGTGCGACCTGATCGTGATCGGCCATCGGCACCTGGGGCGCATCGAGCGCTTGCTGGATCCTTCGGTGGGGCAGCGAGTGATCGAGCGGGCGCCGTGTCCGGTACTGGTCGAGGTTCGGGAGTAGGGCGCCTGTTGGTCCGGTGCCGTGCGGTTCGCGAGCAAGCTCGCTCCTACGAAGAGCGCAGTACGAACCTGTAGGAGCGAGCTTGCTCGCGAACCCGCCCAACGCAGCGCTCGACAGACCAATTGCGGACAGCGTCCGCTCCTGCGCTGGCCTGGGAGGGCGGCATCCCTGCAGGAGAGGGTGGGCGAAACAGAAAGAAAAGCGGCCCCGGCGCCGGGTTGGTCCTGAGCGAGGACCCGGCGTCGGAGCCGTAAGGGGTCAACCGCGACGATGCACGTTGCGGCCGTGCGCGAAGGTTTCCTTCACGGTACGGTCGTCGCCGAGGATGACCAGTGCGAAGAGTTTCTCCTCCAGAGTCTTGGCCTGCTGCAGGCGGTAATCCAGCAGCGGGGTGGCCTTGTAGTCGAGGACCACGAAGTCGGCCTCGTTGCCCTGGGCGAAGCTGCCAACCTTGTCTTCCAGTTCCAGCGCGCGCGCGCCGCCGAGGGTGGCCAGGTACAGCGACTTGAACGGGTCGAGCTTGATGCCCTGCAGCTGCATCACCTTGTAGGCTTCGTTCAGCGATTGCAGCTGGGAGAAGCTGGTGCCGGCGCCGACATCGGTGCCCAGGCCAACTTTCACCTTGTGCTTCTCAAGCTTGGCCAGGTCGAACAGGCCGCTGCCCAGGAACAGGTTCGAAGTCGGGCAGAAGGCCACGGCCGAACCGGTTTCCGACAGGCGCTGGCACTCGCCGTCGCACAGGTGTACGCCATGGGCGAAGACCGAGCGCGGGCCGAGCAGGCCGTGGTGGTCGTAGACGTCCAGGTAGCCCTTGCGCTCCGGGAACAGTTCCTTGACCCACTCGATTTCCTTGAGGTTTTCCGACAGGTGCGTGTGCATGTACACGCCCGGGTGCTCCTTGAGCAGGCGGCCAGCGGCGTCGAGCTGTTCCGGCGTGCTGGTCGGGGCGAAGCGCGGGGTCACCGCGTAGAGCAGGCGGCCCTTGCCGTGCCAGCGCTCGATCAGCGCCTTGCTGTCGGCGTAGCTGCTTTCGGCGGTGTCGGTCAGGTAGTCCGGCGCGTTGCGGTCCATCATCACCTTGCCGGCGATCAGGCGCAGGTCGAGCTTTTCGGCGGCGCCGAACAGCGCGTCCACCGACTGCGGGTGCACGGTGCCGAACACCAGTGCGGTGGTGGTGCCGGCGCGCAGCAGTTCCTTGAGGAAGATGCCGGCGACGTCGGCGGCGTGGGCCGGGTCGGCGAACTGCTTCTCGGTGGGGAAGGTGTAGGTATTCAGCCAGTCCAGTAGCTGCTCGCCGTAGGAGGCGATCATGCCGGTCTGCGGGTAGTGGATGTGGGTGTCGATGAAGCCGGGGGTGATCAGCGCGTCGCGGTACTCGACCACTTCCACACCGCCCAGTTGCGGCAGCAGCTCGGCGGCGTGGCCGAGGCGGGCGACCTTGCCGTCTTCCACCAGCAGGATGCCGTCTTCGAAGTACTGGTAGGACTTCTCCACGCCGACTTCGGCGGGGTCGGCGACGCTGTGCAGGATACTGGCGCGGTAGGCTTTGGCTTGAGTGCTCATCAATCTCTCGCAAATCGGAATTAGCGCGTCTTCGGACGCTATTCGATGGGTATCGCTGGCGCTCCACCCATCCTACGTAAACTGACCCGGCTATTCGTAGGATGGGTGGAGCGGAGCGATACCCATCATGAAGTCTGGAATTCTGGAAATCAGGCGCCGCTTTCGGCGGTGCGTGCGCGGCGGCTCGTGGGTAACAGTTTGGCCACGGTGTTCTCGCCCTTGCCGGTCTCCTGACCGAAGGTGGCGTTGTAGGTGGCGATGACTTCGCCGGCGATGGACACGGCGATCTCCACCGGCAGCTTGCCCTTCACCTCGCTGATGCCCATGGGGCAGCGCATGCGCTGCACGGTGTCGGCGGCGAAACCGCGGTCGCGCAGGCGGTGTTCGAACTTGGCGCGCTTGGTGTCCGAGCCGATCAGGCCGAAGTAGGTGAAATCATTGCGTTCGAGGATCTTCGCGGTCAGCTCCAGGTCCAGCGCGTGATTGTGGGTCATGACGATGAAGTAGCTGCCGGCGGGCATTTCGTCGATCTCGTCGATCACGTCCTCGTTGATCACGCGGGTCACGCCTTCGGGGATGTGATCGGGGAACTCGGCTTCCCGCGAGTCGATCCAGCGCACCTTGCACGGCAGGCTGGCGAGCAGCGGCACCAGGGCACGGCCGACGTGGCCGGCACCGAACACGGCGA of the Pseudomonas sp. PSE14 genome contains:
- the guaD gene encoding guanine deaminase, which translates into the protein MSTQAKAYRASILHSVADPAEVGVEKSYQYFEDGILLVEDGKVARLGHAAELLPQLGGVEVVEYRDALITPGFIDTHIHYPQTGMIASYGEQLLDWLNTYTFPTEKQFADPAHAADVAGIFLKELLRAGTTTALVFGTVHPQSVDALFGAAEKLDLRLIAGKVMMDRNAPDYLTDTAESSYADSKALIERWHGKGRLLYAVTPRFAPTSTPEQLDAAGRLLKEHPGVYMHTHLSENLKEIEWVKELFPERKGYLDVYDHHGLLGPRSVFAHGVHLCDGECQRLSETGSAVAFCPTSNLFLGSGLFDLAKLEKHKVKVGLGTDVGAGTSFSQLQSLNEAYKVMQLQGIKLDPFKSLYLATLGGARALELEDKVGSFAQGNEADFVVLDYKATPLLDYRLQQAKTLEEKLFALVILGDDRTVKETFAHGRNVHRRG
- the xdhC gene encoding xanthine dehydrogenase accessory protein XdhC, coding for MNWISALADLQQRAEASVLVTIIEERGSTPRNAGSKMVISADKAYDTIGGGHLEFKAMAIAREMLQNREREPKLERFSLGASLGQCCGGATVLLFEPMGQPQAHIAVFGAGHVGRALVPLLASLPCKVRWIDSREAEFPDHIPEGVTRVINEDVIDEIDEMPAGSYFIVMTHNHALDLELTAKILERNDFTYFGLIGSDTKRAKFEHRLRDRGFAADTVQRMRCPMGISEVKGKLPVEIAVSIAGEVIATYNATFGQETGKGENTVAKLLPTSRRARTAESGA
- a CDS encoding universal stress protein; the encoded protein is MFKRILLAVDGAAQSPRIIATAAELARCNGAAVHVVCAVDRAFAMPRQDALEYPPAEQEQHEAQALVDDAVVQLRPCVASGAVVAGDPARAILREAERQECDLIVIGHRHLGRIERLLDPSVGQRVIERAPCPVLVEVRE
- a CDS encoding LysR family transcriptional regulator — translated: MALPDLNLLVALNILLDEGSVVGAARRMHLSAPAMSRTLARIREAVGDPIMVRAGRNLVPTPRALQLRDEVSELVEHAMRLFNAKENLRMDQLERCFVLRSNNVLVGGFASRMLAVMKEEAPRCSLRMAPEADFDDEALRQNRIDLYIGGTSTLEPEIRTQTLFTTNFVGLARRDHPIFDDEITQERFASFPQISVSRRGRAAGPIDEELAKLGLRREVRLIAPTFHSSIFALLESDLVLPIPEHSLWRLDRLGFALRQFDIPLPLKSVVIIQAWHPRFDNDPAHSWLRQTVKRVCTELRESSGLLS